AGATAGTATCTAGAGACTATATTAAGGGTAGTTAAGGTAAATCTTGAAGGCAAAATTTCTTCATAGTTTCTTTAACCTTTCTTAATCAGGATTTTAACTCATTCTGGTAATCTTATGCCATTATCAATGGCTTAATTTTATTAGAATATATGCAAAGACAAAAACTGAAATTTTTATTTACAGCTTGTGCTGGAGGTTTGATAGGTCTTTTGAGTATGGTCAGGGTTGTTCACGCAGAAACACATATAACCGATGGTTATTTGTACAATAGTGCAGTTTGGACTCGTGCGGAGAGTCCGTATATTGTAGAAAGTACGGTCTCTATTCCAAAAGATATTTCACTTACGGTAGAATCTGGAGTTTCCATCGTTGGAGATTCGGCTATAGAAGGGTATGATTTGTTTGATGTTCAAGGCAGTTTGGTTTTGAATGGTAAGGCTAATGAAAGAATTTCTATTTCAGGATTTGGTGGAGTGACTGTATCTTTCGGTAGTGTTGGAATGAAGTATACGGATATTTCTCTTCCAGAAGGTTTAGGCATATATAATGGTTTAGCTGATGTATACAGTTCTACTATAACTGGTGCAGATACGGGTATTCGTACGAGGTCTAGTTTGGTTTCAGTAGATGGTAGTCGCATTTTTGGCAACCGATACGGTATTTTCGTAGAAGATCCCAATCCACCGGGAATATTTCAAGTGCGAGCCGGTAATTCGTTAAACGGTGTCGGAGGTTTAGGTAATTTTTTCGCAATTGAAAATCAGTCTACTTCTTCTGTTGTGACGATCACAGATTCTGCTATCACCGACAATACAGATACAGCTATAAAGAATAATGATACTAGAGAAGTTTCTGCTTCAAAAAATTGGTGGGGGAGTAATACAGGTCCTTCTTTTTGGAATGTGAATAGGATAGTCGGACCAGTCGCTTATGCACCATGGCTAGAAAAAGATCCATTCGCTACTACAACCGATCCAGAGTGTTGTTCCAGTGTTCTTTTTATTCCAGGATTAGAAGGGTCACGTCTTTATCGTAATGAGGAGATCCCTGTTATCGGCTCTACGGTAAACCGTCTTTGGGAACCAAATCGTAATGCTGATGTGAAGAAATTATATCTGAATAGTTCTGGCTCTAGTACAGATAAAACTATTTATTCTGGAGGGCCAGTTGGTAAGGCTCTAGGTCTCGTGGATATTTATGGGGATTTCATGGATTTTTTGAATGGTATTCAGACAAAAGGAACAATCAACGAATGGAAAGCCTTTGGTTATGATTGGCGTAAGCCCATAACTGAAGTGGTTGCGGGGAGCGAAATGAAAGCTACGACTACAGAATCTCTGATTCAAACAGTGGCTGATTTGGCGGAACATTCTAAAACTGGAAAAGTCACTCTCATAGCTCATAGTAATGGTGGGCTGGTAGCAAAATATCTGGTAAAAACTTTGGAAGAGATGGGTAAGAGTGGTCTTATAGATTCTGTTATCTCTGTAGCAGTACCGTACCTCGGAACTCCAGAAGCTATACTAGGATTGTTACATGGATATGGTCAGTCCATTGCTGGTGGTTTTATTGTGAATGAAAGCACAATGAGAAGTCTGGGTGTAAATATGGCTAGTGCTTATTCTCTATTACCTTCGCGAGAATATTTCTCAAAAGTATTTGGTCCAACTATTGCTTTTGCTTCAACTACGATTAAAGGTATAAACGATGGCTCATATCCTCAAAATATTTCTTCTTATGAAGATCAGGTTGATTTTATAGCTGACACCAAAAATACTAGAGTCAATCCAGAAGCATTTGCTACTTCTCTACCTATAAAAGGTAACAAAGCACTTCTTACAGCTTCAAATATTATCCATGGAGTATTAGATCCATTTTCTTGGCCAACATCTATAGCTATGTGGTCTATAGCTGGTTGGGGTAAAGGTACTTCAAAAGGAATTGAATATTATGAGAAAGTGATTTGTGAAAAAATAAGATGCACCAATCTTTCTTGGTTCAAGCCTGTGCAGACAAAGATGGGTGATGGTACGGTAGTTGCCCCAAGTGCTGTTTATAATTCTGGAACCGTACTTTCTCTAGATTTGGATGATATTTCTAAACAAGAAAATCGTGACATTGCTCATGCAAATATTCTGGGAGCTTCCTCAACAAAAACTACAATTGAAAATATTATCAGTCACAATCCTGCAGATGACAATCAAGTTGTGATTGATAAAATATCAAAGATACCTGGTGTGACTATCGGTGAACCTGATTATAGTAAGGAGCCAGTTTCTCTGGTTTTGAGTACACATTCACCAGTAGATCTGCATGTTTATGATAGTAAGGGTAATCATACAGGATTGGCATCTAAACCTATTGGATTGGATGAAGATGTAGAAGATGGGCTCTATACATTTTATGATAAGAAAATAATTGGAAGTTCATTTGAGCGAATACCAGACCCTCGTGGTGGATATGAAAACTATATTTATTTACCAGATGATGATGGTGAAAAATATACGGTTATAATAGAAGGTAATGGTTTTGGAGAATTTACTTATGATGTTGAAAGGGTTCGTGGTAGTGAAAGTTTAGATAAAATTGAATTCCAAAGTATGCCAGTGACACCTCTAACTATTGCTACTACTACAATCACTGCCAGAGCTTCTGAAAGTGCTGTGTTGCCAATGTTAGCTTCCACGTCGTTGACTCTTAGTATTGATATTGATGGTAATGGGACTTCTGATATTAAAGCGACTTCTACTACAAAGATTGGTGAGGTTGAATATTTCAAATCTCTTAGGACTACTATTGGGACGTTGGTGGGAAATATTGGTAAAGGAAAGAATATAATAAAACGTCTAGATAAGATTGATGATCTTATGAAGAAAGGTAAACTCAAACAGGCTCATAAAGTTTCTGATGATTTGGATGAACGTATTGGTCATATGAAATTGAAGAAGTTGACTGAGGCGCAAAAGAAAGAGTTGTTGGATATGGTTGAGTTGTATATATCGCAGTATGAATAAATGAACGAACCTAGCATGGAAACAAAAAAGCCCCTATTAAGGGACTTTTTTGTTGGTAGTTTTAAATTAATTATTCCGGCTAGCGAGGATCGTGTGAATGTGTATTATATTCACAACGTCCGAGCGACGACGGAACAAGCTGTAAGCTTATTTTAACTCAACCTTACCGCCGGCAGTTTCAATAGCTTTCTTGAAAGCATCGGCTTCATCTTTCTTCATTCCATCCTTGAGGAGGGAAGGAGCGGCATCAACGAGGTCCTTGGCTTCTTTGAGTCCAAGTGCCAAAACTTCCTTGACTACTTTGATAACAGCGATCTTTTGAGCACCGATATCTGTCAAATGAACAGCAAAGGTACTCTTCTCTTCGCCAGCTGGAGCACCTCCGGCTGGGGCAGCAACAGCAACAGCTGCTGCTGAAACGCCGAACTTCTTTTCTAGTAATTTAACGAGCTCATTTAGATCCAAAACTGACATTTTCTCAATTGATTCAACGAGAGTTTTGAATTTTGCAGGGATTTCTACAGGTGTATTTTCCATGTTAATTTTATTATTTTTTGTTAAACTTTCTTTTCTGCTATCTTACTGAGTGCAACCACGAAACCTTGGATAGGTGAGTTGATGACATTAACAAACATTCCATAAAGAGTTTGTGTTGGTGGGATCGTAGCGATTGCCAACATATCTTCTTTACTCATGAACTTGTTTTCAAAGACTCCTCCGATAATGGTTACTTGATCTTTGAATTTCTTTTGGAATTCATAGACACCACGAGCTGGTGCTACCAGATCTGTACCATAGGCCATTCCAAATTCGCCGACTAAAGCTGGCATTGTACCTTCGTATTTTTTTGCTTCAAGAGCCTTTTCTGAAAGGGTCTTTTTTGCAACGAAGAAGCCAACTCCATCTTTGGTGAGCTGACGACGCATAGGCGTAGCAGACTCAACTTTGAGACCGTGAATATTGACGAAGACTAGTGATTTTGCACCACCCATGATCTTTTCCAATTTTTCAAGAATCTCCTTTTTCTGTGTTTTTGTTCGTGACATAGATTAGTTATCTATTATTTTGTCATCCCCGCGAAGGCGGGGATCCAGTGTGTTACCACTGAATTTAATGGTTATATCCTGGATTCCCGCCTTCGCGGGAATGACACAACTGTTAATTTCTCGACCTCGGCAAAAAGGAGATATGAACCTCGGAAGGTCTTGTTTCGTTTACTCTATTCCTGTATAAAGGATAGGTAGCCGAATGCCTTCTGTCTTTAGCCTTAGTGACATGCTACAATACTACCTCATAAATATCAACCCCTGCCTAATAGCTGGGAAAATAAAATTATGGATACTCTAACTGCAATTTTCGGAAGTGCCGCTAAGGTCAAAATACTACGACTTTTTCTATTTAACGAATCAACAGCTTTTGTCTTGAAAGAAGTAGTAGAAAGGACCAAATGCCCAGCCAAGATTATCCGAAAGGAATTGTCTATGCTTGAAAAAGCTGACATTTTGAAATCTAAACATGTTTCAAAAGAGATTCCGGTTGTGCGTGGTAAAAAGACTGTGATGAAAAAGATTGAAGGTAAGGGTCTCGTTTTAAATAATAAATATCCGTATCTGGATCCTTTGAAGAGTTTGCTGACTATTACTAGTTTACGAGTTGATGAATCTTTGGCAAAGCGTTTTACCAATGCTGGCAAGATAAAACTATTTATTGTTGCGGGAGTATTTACTCAGAATTGGGATTCAAGAGTGGATCTTTTGGTAGTTGGCGATGATCTCAATTTAACTAAAATAGAATCCGTAATCAAAACTATTGAATCAGAAATAGGGAAGGAAATAACTTATTCTGCTTTTGAGACTCAGGATTTTGAATATAGATTTGGTATACATGACCGTCTAGTAAGGGATATATTGGATTATCCACACGCTACTTTATTGGATAGATTGGGTATTGAGCCTCAATAGCCTTTAACTATCCACATATTTTGAGTTTGCCTTAATCATCCATGCTATAATAGTGGGTATTATAGGTAATTAATAAATTGTTCATAACAACTATGACGTATATTCAAAATTGGGGCGACGTTTTCACTCTATCGCTTCAGAATGTTTGGTTGGGTGTTGCGAGCTTCGTGCCGAACCTGATCATTGCTATTATCATTTTTGCCATTGGTTGGATCTTGGCTTCTCTCATAGAGAAAATGGTCGAACATCTTTTCAAGGCACTAAAGGTTGATGCTGCTTTGAAGAGTGCTGGTTTAGAAGATGTAGTCAGGCGTGCAGGACACAGTCTTAATTCCGGACTTTTTGTCGGAGCTTTGGTGAAGTGGTTCATCATAGTTGTGTTCTTGATTGCTTCCTTTGATGTTTTAGGTCTTTCAAGAGTTACGATGTTCTTGCAACAAGTAGTTGACTACTTGCCTCAGGTTATCGTTACTGTCTTGATCCTTATGGTTGCAATGGTTATTGCAAACACAATGGAAAGGATTGTTGTTGCTAGTTCAAAGGCAACCAATATCAGATCTGCAGAACTTCTAGGACGTATCACTCGATGGGCAATCTGGATTTTCGCAGTTCTTACAGCTTTGTTCAATTTGGGTATTGCTCCTTCTATCATTCAAACGATCATCACAGCAATATTTGCTGGAGGTGCTTTGGCTCTAGGTCTTGCCTTTGGTCTTGGTGGTAAAGAGTCTGCTCAAAAGCTTATTGAGAAGGGTATGCGTGGTATTGGTGAATAAATAAATTCTAGTAATTTTATTAAAAAAGACGGTTCGTATTGAGCCGTCTTTTTTGGTTTTTTTATGATGATGTCCGACGTAGTCTATCCACATTTTGTCCCCAGTTTGGCTAAGGTATTGACATCTAAACAACTATCCGTATACTTACTGCACTACCGAATGAATACAAGAAATAACCCAATCAATACGCGGCCATAGCCACACCCCTGATTGGAGTGTGTACGTAGCCGCCGAATGAAGCGGTTTTTTCTTCGCCAGCAAGACTGAAACTTTGAAAATCACATATCTCAAATATAAAGTAAAGTCTTGATATCTTTTGTAGCACAAGAGATATTCAAGGTTCTATTGTTTATTCGGGTCGAATGAATGGTAGAAAAATAACAGGTAATATAAGTAAGTAACAAATGTACAGTGGTGTACAAATTTCCTAATAGGAAATTAAGGGCGTATGGTGGATGCCTTGGCTAGAAAAAGCGATGAAGGACGCGGCGTGGCGGCGATACGCTTCGGGGAGGTGCCGAGCAACCTTTGATCCGAAGATGTCCGAATGGGGAAACCCCAATAGATAAAATCTATTGACTATACTTTTAAGTATAGAGCGTACCCTGGGAAGTAAAACATTTCAGTACCAGGTGGAAAATAAACAAACATGCATTTCGTCAGTAGCGGCGAGCGAACGCGAAGAAGACTAAACTCATCCAAAATCGTAGAGTGTATGAACCCAGTAGGTGATCCTGCTGGATCAAATGCACTCTCCGATTTTGGATGGGGGTTGCAAGGTAGAGACGTGCTATTTATAGCAGAGAAGTTACAAAATTTATTGTTAGAAGAATCGTCTGGAAAGTCGAGCCCTAGAGGGTGATAGCCCCTTATTCGAAAATAATAAATCTTCTTTGTTTCTATTCTTAAGTACCCCGGGACACGAATAGCTCGGGGGAATCAGCCGGTACTAACCGGCA
The Candidatus Paceibacterota bacterium DNA segment above includes these coding regions:
- the rplL gene encoding 50S ribosomal protein L7/L12 is translated as MENTPVEIPAKFKTLVESIEKMSVLDLNELVKLLEKKFGVSAAAVAVAAPAGGAPAGEEKSTFAVHLTDIGAQKIAVIKVVKEVLALGLKEAKDLVDAAPSLLKDGMKKDEADAFKKAIETAGGKVELK
- the rplJ gene encoding 50S ribosomal protein L10, translated to MSRTKTQKKEILEKLEKIMGGAKSLVFVNIHGLKVESATPMRRQLTKDGVGFFVAKKTLSEKALEAKKYEGTMPALVGEFGMAYGTDLVAPARGVYEFQKKFKDQVTIIGGVFENKFMSKEDMLAIATIPPTQTLYGMFVNVINSPIQGFVVALSKIAEKKV